The segment GTCTCGATGGTGGTGAAGGTCTTCGAGGCGACGATGAAGAGCGTCTCGGCCGGGTCGAGATCGCGGACGGCCTCATGGAGGTCGGCCCCGTCGACATTGGAGACGAAACGGAACGTCAGTTCGCGGGCGGTATAGGCACGCAGAGCCTCGTACGCCATGGCGGGGCCGAGATCGGAGCCGCCGATGCCGATGTTCACCACGTTTCTGATGGGGCGTCCGGTGTGGCCGGTCCACGCACCGGAGCGGATCCGCTCCGAGAAGGCCGCCATCTTGTCGAGCACCGCGTGGACGCCCGGCACCACGTTCTCGCCGTCGACCTCGATCACCGCGTCCCGCAGGGCCCGCAGCGCGGTGTGCAGGACGGCCCGGTCCTCGGTGGTGTTGATCTTCTCGCCGCGGAACATGGCGTCCCGCAGTCCGGCGACATCGGTGGCCGCCGCCAGCCGCCGCAGCAGGGCGAGGGTCTCGTCGGTGACCAGATGCTTGGAGTAGTCGAGGTGGAGATCGCCGACCCGCAGGGTGAGGCGGCGGCCGCGCTCCGGGTCCGCGGCGAACAGGTCCCGCAGCCGGGCGTCGCCCAGCTGCTCGCGGTGCTTGCCGAGCGCGGTCCACTCGGGCGTCTGGTCGAGCCGGGTTCGGCCTGTCTCGTTCACTCGGATGTTCACTCGGACATCAGCTCACTTCGTCTTGTACCTGTCCTGGCTCCCTGTGCCCCACCGCGCCCCAACCTAATTGATCAGTGGGGCCGCGAGGCGTCGACAGCCGTACCGGACACCCGGTCCGGTGACGGTCCGTGTTCGCCTGATACAGAACCGTAGGCGACGGCACTGACAACGGGGCATCGTGATCAACCCCGGAAGCCCGAGAAAAAATCCGGCCGGGCCACCTTTCGGTGGTCCGGCCGGACGGAAGCGTCAGATCGTGTTCGCGGACAAGAGCTAGATCTCGCCGCGCAGTTTGGCAAGGGCCTCGGCGAGGATCGCCTCGCCGTCCGCGTCGCTGCGCCGCTCCCGTACATACGCCAGATGCGTCTTGTACGGCTCCGTGCGCGGCGGGTCCGGCGGGTTGTCCCGGTCCTGGCCGGCCGGAAACCCACAGCGCGGGCAGTCCCAGGTGTCGGGGACCTGCGCGTCGCTGGCGAAGCTCGGCTGCGTCTCGTGCCCGTTGGAGCACCAGAAGGAGATGCGCAGGCGTGGCGCGGACTCGCCGCGCTCGGCCTCGCCCATCGGCCCCGCCCCGACCCGGCTCCCCCGGATCGCGTTGCCACTTGCCACGGTGTAACTCCCTGCGTGATGGTGCTGCACAGCGTCTCACAGCGGCTGCGCCGCGGTGCCCCAGTCTACGTAAGGCCCAACGCCCGTCCAGTCATTGGAGTTACACCCTTGCCCCCACCGGACTCCCGGAAGGGTGGTTCGGATGTCAGTTGTCCATCTTCATCAGCAGGCCGAGCACCATGATGCAGGCGAACCAGAGCAGACCGACCACCACGGTGATGCGGTCGAGGTTGCGCTCGGCGACGGAGGAGCCGCCGACGGAGGACTGCATGCCGCCGCCGAACATGTCGGAGAGACCGCCGCCCTTCCCCTTGTGCATCAGCACAAGCAGCATCATCAGCAGGCTGAAGACGATCAGGGCGATCGAGAACCCCATAACCACGGCTTGGCCCTACTTCCTGGCAATTCTCTGGATGGTCTGGTGACTGCGGGGACCCCCGGCCGGGCACGGCCCCGGGGTCCCCGCAAGGGTACGACGGATCGGCGCTAGCGCATACTCACTGGTCGCGGAAGCGGACGATCTTGACGAACTCGTCGGTGTCGAGGGCGGCACCGCCCACCAGGGCCCCGTCGACATCGGGCTGGGCCATGATCGCGGCCACGTTCCCGGACTTCACGGAGCCGCCGTACTGGATGCGGACCTTGTCGGCCAGCTCCTGGGAGTACAGCTCGGCGAGCCGGCCGCGGATCGCCCCGCAGACCTCCTGGGCGTCCGCGGGCGTGGCGACCTCACCGGTGCCGATGGCCCAGACCGGCTCGTACGCGATGACGATCGACTCGGCCTGCTCGGCGGGCACGTCCTTCAGACCGCCGTCGAGCTGCGCCAGGGTGTACGGAACCTGCTCGCCGGCCTTGCGGACGTCGAGGCCCTCGCCGACACAGAGGATCGGCGTGATGCCGTTCCGGAAGGCGGCCTTCACCTTGGCGTTGCACAGCTCGTCCGACTCGGCGTGGTACTGACGCCGCTCGGAGTGGCCGACGGCGACATAGGCGCACTTCAGCTTGGCCAGCATCGGGCCGGAGATCTCGCCGGTGTAGGCGCCGGAGTCCTGGGCCGAGATGTCCTGGGCGCCGTAGACGATCTTCAGCTTGTCGCCGTCGACCAGGGTCTGGACGGACCGGAGGTCGGTGAAGGGCGGCAGGACCGCGACCTCCACGGCGTCGTAGTCCTTGTCGGCGAGGGCGAACGCGAGCTTCTGGACGTGTGCGATGGCCTCGAGGTGGTTGAGGTTCATCTTCCAGTTGCCCGCCATCAGCGGGGTACGGGTGGTCATAGCGGTGATCAGTCCTCCAGTGCGGCGAGGCCGGGAAGCGTCTTGCCTTCGAGGTATTCGAGGCTGGCGCCGCCACCGGTCGAAATATGGCCGAAGGCATTCTCGTCGAAGCCCAGGGTCCGTACGGCGGCGGCGGAGTCCCCGCCGCCGACCACGGAGAAGGCCGGGGAGTCGACGAGGGCCCGGGCCACGGCCCGGGTGCCCTCGGCGTAGTCGGGGTGTTCGAAGACGCCCATCGGGCCGTTCCAGAAGACGGTGGCCGCGTCGGCGAGCTTCTCTGCGTACAGCTTGCGGGTCTCGGGACCGATGTCCAGACCCTCCTGGTCGGCCGGGATGGCGTCCGCGGCGACGGTGGTGGGGTTCGCCGGGGCCTTGGTCTTCAGGTCCGGGAACTCGGGGGCGACCAGCACATCCACCGGGAGCACGAACTCGACGCCCTGCTCCTCGGCGCGCTTCAGATACTCCTGGACGACCGGGACCTGGTCCTCCTGGAGCAGCGAGATACCGACCTCGTGGCCCTGGGCCTTGAGGAAGGTGTAGGCCATGCCGCCGCCGATGAGGATGCGGTCGGCCTTGCCCAGCAGATTGTCGATCACGCCGAGCTTGTCGGAGACCTTGGCACCGCCCAGGACCACGGCGTACGGCCGGGCGACGTCCTCGGTGAGCTGCTTGAGGACGCCGACCTCGGTGACGATCAGGTCGCCCGCGGCGTGCGGCAGCCGGGCGGGCAGATCGTAGACGGAGGCGTGCTTGCGGTGCACGGCGCCGAAGCCGTCGCCGACGTACACATCGGCGAGTGCGGCCAGCTCGTCCGCGAAGGCGCCGCGCTCGGCATCGTCCTTGCTGGTCTCGCCGGGGTTGAAGCGGAGGTTCTCCAGCACCGCCACCGCGCCGTCGCCGAGCGCGGCGGTGACGGCCTTCGCGGAGTCGCCGACCGTGTCGGTCGCGAAGGCGACCGGGGCGCCGAGGACCTCGCCCAGCCGGGCCGCGGCCGGGGCCAGCGAGAACGCCGGGTCGGGGGCGCCCTTGGGGCGGCCCAGATGCGAGGCGACGATCACCCGGGCACCGGCCTCGGCCAGTCTGGCGATGGTGGGGGCGACGGCCCGGATCCGGCCGTCGTCGGTGATGGTGGTGCCGTCGAGGGGCACATTGAGGTCGGCGCGGACGAAAACCCGCCGGCCGCTGACGCCGTCGGCCAACAGGTCGTCGATCGTCTTCATGGACGGTCTCCTCGGAAGGGCTGGACGTGCGACAGGGCCCGGGCGGCGCTGCGCTGCGCCGCCCGAGCCCTCTCGCTCACATCGTGGTGCTCTGATTGCTGTTCTGTGCCGGGCTGTGCGGTGCCGAGCCGGGTGGAGCTGTCAGAGCCGTCGGAGCCAACTGAGTGCTCAGAGCTGGTTGCCGACGAAGACCGTCAGGTCGACGAGGCGGTTGGAGTAGCCCCACTCGTTGTCGTACCAGCCGAGGATCTTGACCGAGTTGCCCTCCTGGACCATCGTCAGCGACGAGTCGAAGGTGCAGGACGCCGGGTCGCTGACGATGTCCGAGGAGACGATCTGGTCCTCGGTGTACGTCAGGATGCCCTGGAGCTCGCCCTCGGCGGCCTTCTTGAACGCGGCGTTGACCTCGTCCTTGGTGACCTCGCGGGACAGCTCGACGACCAGGTCGGTGGCGGAGCCGGTGGGAACCGGGACGCGCATGGCGATGCCGTCCAGCTTGCCCTTGAGCTGCGGAAGGACCAGCGCGGTGGCCTTGGCGGCACCGGTGGTGGTCGGGATGATGTTCTCCGCGGCGGCGCGGGCGCGGCGCAGGTCCTTGTGCGGGAAGTCCAGGATCCGCTGGTCGTTGGTGTAGGCGTGGACCGTGGTCATCAGACCGCGGACGATGCCGAAGTTCTCGTCGAGCACCTTGGCCATCGGCGCCACACAGTTGGTGGTGCAGGAGGCGTTCGAGATGATGTTGTGCTGCGCGGGCTCGTACTTGTCCTGGTTGACACCCATGACGATGGTGATGTCCTCGTCGCTGGCCGGAGCCGAGATGAGGACCTTCTTCGCGCCGCCCGCCAGGTGCTTCTCGGCGTCCGCCTTCTTGGTGAAGATGCCGGTCGACTCGATGACGATGTCGACACCGAGCTCGCCCCAGGGGATGTCCGCCGGGTTGCGCTCGGAGAGAACCTTGATGGTGTGCCCACCGACGGTGATGGTGTCGGCGGTGTGCGACACCTCGGCCTTGAGGCGGCCCAGGATGGTGTCGTACTTCAGCAGATGAGCGGTGGTCGCGGTGTCACCCAGGTCGTTGACAGCCACGATCTCGATGTCTGCACCCTGCTCCAGCAGCGCGCGGAAGTAATTACGACCGATGCGGCCAAAGCCGTTGATGCCTACGCGGATCGTCACGAACCGATCTCCTCGTTGGTGTGCCGGCTCGTCGCCGGCGAGCTGTATGGGATGTCCCCGACCGCTTACGACCCTACCTCCACGGGCGGCCCGGAGTGACATCGGACGGCCGCCCGCGCGACGACGGCGGTCCGTACCCCCCGGTAGAGGTACGGACCGCCGCCCGATGTCCGGAATGACTTATTCAGAATGACTTGTTTCGGTCACGCTCGGTCACCGTAGAGCAGTCGGATCCCTGTTGGATCACCGTCGGTACGCTCCGTCACCGCCGGAGCGACTTCAGTGCCTTGCCGACGATCGAGCCGCGCTCGGCCGGCGTACTCACATGCTCCAGACCGAAGCCGAGGAGCACGGTGTCACGGGTGGTGACGGCCGAGGCCGACGGGAACCGGTCCTGGCTCCGCTCCCAGTTGCCGCGCGGCGCCGGGCTGCCCGCGGGGGGTGCGGTGGTGCTCCACGGGCCGAGGGAGGTCTCGAAACCGCCGTCCACCTGCTCGCCGCCCGCAGTGACCAGCCTGGTGTCGTCGACAAAGATGCCGCGACCGCCGTCACTCGGGTCGGTGATGTAGGAGACATGGACCTCGATCTGCTTGCCCGCGTAGGCGCTGAGGTCGAAGGAGGCCGCCTTCCAGCCGTCGGAGGCTCCGGTGAAGGAGTTCCAGGCGCCGGTCGTCCCGGTCGCCGTGCATCCGTCGGCCCCCAGCGTCAGATAGCTGCGCAGATGGGGGTGCTGGTTGAGGTAGAACGCCGCGTCGCACTCGGCCGGCACGGTGGTACGGGTACCGCCGTTCAGGTCCGGCAGCGTGGTCCAGTCGTCCCGGCCCGCGGTACGGACCTCGACGACGGCGTTGTCGTAGCCGGGCTCCGTGTTGAAGCTCAGCCGCATGTTCAGCCTGGGGTTGTCGGCGGCGGTGGTGCTGCCGAGGTCGACGTTGCGGCTGAGGCGCTGCCATGAGCCGTTGCGGTGCCCCGCGACCGCGTAGTACTGGCCCTCGTACGGCGAGAACGGCATCCGTACGCCCGGATAGTCGCCCGCCGCCGCGCTGCGGAACTGCGGGTACTGGGCCGGCGGCAGCGTGTCGGAGGTGACGGTGTACGCCCCGGCCGCGTTCAGCGGGTTTCCGGGTGCGTCGCCGAGGGCCCCGGCGGCACCCGAAAGACGTCCGGAACCGGCGAAGGCGTTCACTCCGCCGAGTGAGGCCCGGCCGGACGCGCCGAGGTAGTACTGGGCGAAGTCGTCGCTGACGGCCCGGCCGAGGTTGGCGTTGCCTCCGGCGCGTTCACCGGCGGTGACCAGCTTGCCGCCCTCGTTGAGATAGGCCCGTACCGCCTTGGTGGTGGCCCAGGACGGCGCGGCGGCACCCGTGTACCAGACGGCCGTGTCGAAGTGGCCGAGGACGCCCAGCGGGTGCGGGGTGCCCTGGGTGGCGACGTCCCAGACGGCGGCGCTCTTCTTGTTCTGCGCCAGCGCCGCGGTGTAGAGACCGGCGTGCTGGGCCGGGGCGGCGCCGCCCTCCTCGGCGATCACCAGGGCGTCGGCGCGCGGCCGTTCGGCGACCCGGTAGCTGAAGGGTGTGCTGGAGACCTGCTTGCCCGCCTTGTTCCGGCCGGTGAACCAGACCTCGACCGTGTCGCCGACCTCGCCGTGCTCGACCTCGGCGCGGTACTCGTCGAAGCGGATGTTGTCCTCGCCGCCGAAGGTCTCGCCGCCCTTCCAGGCCTCCAGATCCTCGTCGTGGACCCGGCCGCCGTTGACACGGTAGTTCAGCTCCTTGTCCCGCAGGTTCTTGTTGGCGACGACGGACACCTCCTGGTCGCCGCCGCGGGCGTACGAGACGGTGAACGGGTCCGGGGTGAAGTCGGCCGCCTTCAGACCGAGCGACGACGCCGGCTGGTCCGGGGTCAGGGAGCTCTCGGCGACCGCGACCGCGAACGGGATGTTCTTCGCGAACTCCTGCTGGATCAGCTTCTCGTCGTCCGGGAAGGTGAAGACGGAGGCGCAGTCAGCCGGGTTCCACTGGTCGTTCGGGTCGATCCGGGAGATCGTGGCGCAGGTCGACATCTCGGGGGTGAACATCATCATCCCGTTGACGTTGGCCGCGTGGCCGTCCGCCTCACCGTTGGTGATGTACAGCTCGGAGGAGACCTGGGGCCGGTAGCCGGGGATCGCGGAGTTCGCGGGCGTGCCGGCGATCGTCTCGTACGCCACATCGTCGGGGGTCTTGCTGGCGACCTGCCAGCCGACGCCGTAGAGGATCAGCTCGGCCGCGGAGTGGTAGTTGATGCCGTACTGGAAGCCGATCCGCTTCTGGAAGGCGTCGATCGCCTTGGTCTCGGGCTCGGATCCGGGGCCGGTGCCGCGGAACGTCTCGTCGAACGGGTCGGGGGACGAACCCTCGTTGTCGTAGCCCCATTTGTACGAGAAGTTACGGTTCAGGTCGACACCGTCGCCGGCGGATATGGTGCCGTCGGCGTTGTTGTCGCGGAGGTTCTTGCGCCACTGGCGCTCGGACGTCCCGGTGAAGGTGTAGTCGTAGCCGTCCGGGTTGGCCGACAGCACGAACCAGATCTCCGAGCTGTCGATCAGCTTGGTGATCTTCGGGTCCTTGCCGTAGCTGTCCAGGAAGTGGTGCATCAGCCGCCGGGTCATCTCCGGGGTGATCCACTCCCGGGCGTGCTGGTTGGACAGATAGAGCGTGGCGGGCTTGGAGCCGTCGCGGACGGTCTTCGCGCCCTTGCTGACCTTGAGCGCGAGAATGTCCTGGCCCTTGACCGACTTCCCGATGCTGACGGCCTTGGTGATCGACGGATTGGCCTGGGCGGTGGCCAGGATCTCGTTCTTCAGCCCGTTCTCACCGCTGTACGGGCGGTAGACCCCGTCCCCCGCGGCGGCGACCCGCTTCAGGGCGGCGGCCGAAAGCTTGTGCTCCTTGAGGCTGATGCCCTGCCCGCGCAGTTCACCGGCCTGCTGGTCGGTCAGATAGACCTCGACGGTGGCGGTTCCCTGATCGGGTACCCGCTCGCTGAGTTCGTGGCCGTCGGCGCCCGCCGCGAGCAGCAGGGGTACCTGCGCCTTGGTGACGGTCGCCCGCCATACCGACAGGCCGTCGCCCTCCCCTCCCCCGCCTCCGCCGTCGGACTGTGCCTGGGCGAACGGTGCCGCCGCGAGCGTCGCGGCCAGCAGTGATGCCGCGGCGAGCAGCGATCTCGCTCTTCGTCTCATGAGCCCCCCTTGCTGGTGATGTGCCAGAAAGCGAACGGGAGCCAGACTGTTCATCGTTAATGACCATGTCAAGACATTGGCCCCCGCTATCTGCGGGGGCCACTCGGCGGTCCGGCACCGGAGCGAAGGCTTCCGGGAGAGTCGTGCCGACGGGATGCCCTGGGGCGGAAGGGCACCGCCGAAGGGCCGCCGCGGGCCCCGACGGTCGCGCCGACGGAGTGCCGCGGGGCCCGGACAGTCGCGCCGACGGGATGTCACCGGCCGGAACCGCCCTGCCGACGGGGTGCCGCGCGCCGGGGCGGGCCCGGCGCGCGGAGCGGATTCAGACGGTGAGGCCCTCGGCCATGTCCTCCGTGAGGCTGGACTCCGTACCGGGGATGCCGAGGTCCTGGGCGCGCTTGTCGGCCATCGCCAGCAGCCGGCGGATCCGGCCGGCCACCGCGTCCTTCGTCAGCGGCGGGTCGGCGAGCGCGCCGAGCTCCTCCAGGGACGCCTGCTTGTGCTCCATGCGGAGCCGGCCGGCGGCCGCGAGATGTTCGGGGACTTCCTCGGCGAGGATCTCCAGAGCCCGCTGGACCCGGGCGCCCGCGGCGACCGCGGCCCGCGCCGAGCGGCGCAGATTGGCGTCGTCGAAGTTGGCCAGCCGGTTGGCGGTGGCGCGCACCTCGCGCCGCATCCGCCGCTCCTCCCAGGCCAGGACGGACTCGTGCGCCCCGAGCCGGGTCAGCAGCGCCCCGATGGCGTCGCCGTCCCGGACGACGACCCGGTCCACGCCCCGTACCTCACGGGCCTTGGCCGCGATGGAGAGCCGCCGGGCGGCGCCCACCAGGGCGAGCGCGGCCTCGGGGCCGGGGCAGGTGACCTCCAGCGAGGAGGAGCGGCCGGGCTCGGTGAGGGAGCCGTGCGCCAGGAACGCCCCGCGCCAGGCCGCCTCGGCGTCGCAGGTGGCCCCGGAGACGACCTGCGGCGGCAGCCCCCGGATGGGGCGGCCGCGGCCGTCCACGAGACCGGTCTGCCGGGCCAGCTGGTCACCGCCGGCGACCACCCGCACCACATAGCGCGAACCGCGGCGCAGCCCGCCGGGGGCCATCACCATCAGCTCGGAGCCATGGCCGAAGATCTCCAGGATGTCCCGCTTCAGCCTGCGCGCGGCGATGCCGGTGTCCAGCTCGGCCTCGATCACGATGCGCCCGCTCACCAGATGCAGCCCGCCCGCGAACCGCAGGATCGCCGAGACCTCCGCCTTTCTGCAGCAGGTCCGGGTGACGGGAAGCCGGGAGATTTCGTCCTTCACCGCTGCCGTCATCGCCATGGGCCGATCCTTCCATGCATCCGAAAAATACGGTCGTACGCGGCGGCCAGCAGTTCCGGGTCGTGCTTCGGAACCCCTCCCCCGGGGCCTGTGCCCGGGGCGGAGGCCGCACCGGCGACCGCCACGGGCGCCAGCTCGACCGCGGCGCCGAGGCGCCGGGCGGCTTCGGCCAGGGAGTCGCGGTCGAGCACGGCGGCCTCGTCGGCCAGCACCACGTCCAGAGCGAGTTTAGGGGCGTGTCGTCCCAAAACCTCCAAATGACGCTGCGGTGAGAACCCGTCCGTTTCGCCCGGTTGGGGCGCCAGATTGAGTGAGAGAACACGCCTCGCCTTGGTCTCCACCAGCGCGTCCAGCAGTTCGGGCACCAAAAGGTGGGGGATGACGGAGGAGAACCAGGAACCGGGTCCCAGAACCACCCAGTCGGCGTCAAGGACGGCGGCCACGGCCTCGGGTACGGCGGGCGGATCGGCCGGGACGAGATGGACGGACTGCACCTCCCCGGGGGTGAGCGCGACCGTCGCCTGCCCCCGGACCGTGCCCACCTCGTCGGGGCGGGCCGGGTCGTGCCCCCGGACCAGTGCCTGGAGCTCCAGCGGTACGGCGGACATCGGCAGCACCCTGCCGTGCGCGCCGAGCAGCCTGCCGACCAGGTCGAGGGCCTGGACATGGTCCCCGAGCTGTTCCCAGAGGGCGACGATCAGCACATTGCCCACGGCATGGT is part of the Streptomyces qinzhouensis genome and harbors:
- a CDS encoding RNA polymerase-binding protein RbpA, whose protein sequence is MGEAERGESAPRLRISFWCSNGHETQPSFASDAQVPDTWDCPRCGFPAGQDRDNPPDPPRTEPYKTHLAYVRERRSDADGEAILAEALAKLRGEI
- the secG gene encoding preprotein translocase subunit SecG, with protein sequence MGFSIALIVFSLLMMLLVLMHKGKGGGLSDMFGGGMQSSVGGSSVAERNLDRITVVVGLLWFACIMVLGLLMKMDN
- the tpiA gene encoding triose-phosphate isomerase, with the protein product MTTRTPLMAGNWKMNLNHLEAIAHVQKLAFALADKDYDAVEVAVLPPFTDLRSVQTLVDGDKLKIVYGAQDISAQDSGAYTGEISGPMLAKLKCAYVAVGHSERRQYHAESDELCNAKVKAAFRNGITPILCVGEGLDVRKAGEQVPYTLAQLDGGLKDVPAEQAESIVIAYEPVWAIGTGEVATPADAQEVCGAIRGRLAELYSQELADKVRIQYGGSVKSGNVAAIMAQPDVDGALVGGAALDTDEFVKIVRFRDQ
- a CDS encoding phosphoglycerate kinase, producing the protein MKTIDDLLADGVSGRRVFVRADLNVPLDGTTITDDGRIRAVAPTIARLAEAGARVIVASHLGRPKGAPDPAFSLAPAAARLGEVLGAPVAFATDTVGDSAKAVTAALGDGAVAVLENLRFNPGETSKDDAERGAFADELAALADVYVGDGFGAVHRKHASVYDLPARLPHAAGDLIVTEVGVLKQLTEDVARPYAVVLGGAKVSDKLGVIDNLLGKADRILIGGGMAYTFLKAQGHEVGISLLQEDQVPVVQEYLKRAEEQGVEFVLPVDVLVAPEFPDLKTKAPANPTTVAADAIPADQEGLDIGPETRKLYAEKLADAATVFWNGPMGVFEHPDYAEGTRAVARALVDSPAFSVVGGGDSAAAVRTLGFDENAFGHISTGGGASLEYLEGKTLPGLAALED
- the gap gene encoding type I glyceraldehyde-3-phosphate dehydrogenase, whose translation is MTIRVGINGFGRIGRNYFRALLEQGADIEIVAVNDLGDTATTAHLLKYDTILGRLKAEVSHTADTITVGGHTIKVLSERNPADIPWGELGVDIVIESTGIFTKKADAEKHLAGGAKKVLISAPASDEDITIVMGVNQDKYEPAQHNIISNASCTTNCVAPMAKVLDENFGIVRGLMTTVHAYTNDQRILDFPHKDLRRARAAAENIIPTTTGAAKATALVLPQLKGKLDGIAMRVPVPTGSATDLVVELSREVTKDEVNAAFKKAAEGELQGILTYTEDQIVSSDIVSDPASCTFDSSLTMVQEGNSVKILGWYDNEWGYSNRLVDLTVFVGNQL
- a CDS encoding M14 family metallopeptidase is translated as MRRRARSLLAAASLLAATLAAAPFAQAQSDGGGGGGEGDGLSVWRATVTKAQVPLLLAAGADGHELSERVPDQGTATVEVYLTDQQAGELRGQGISLKEHKLSAAALKRVAAAGDGVYRPYSGENGLKNEILATAQANPSITKAVSIGKSVKGQDILALKVSKGAKTVRDGSKPATLYLSNQHAREWITPEMTRRLMHHFLDSYGKDPKITKLIDSSEIWFVLSANPDGYDYTFTGTSERQWRKNLRDNNADGTISAGDGVDLNRNFSYKWGYDNEGSSPDPFDETFRGTGPGSEPETKAIDAFQKRIGFQYGINYHSAAELILYGVGWQVASKTPDDVAYETIAGTPANSAIPGYRPQVSSELYITNGEADGHAANVNGMMMFTPEMSTCATISRIDPNDQWNPADCASVFTFPDDEKLIQQEFAKNIPFAVAVAESSLTPDQPASSLGLKAADFTPDPFTVSYARGGDQEVSVVANKNLRDKELNYRVNGGRVHDEDLEAWKGGETFGGEDNIRFDEYRAEVEHGEVGDTVEVWFTGRNKAGKQVSSTPFSYRVAERPRADALVIAEEGGAAPAQHAGLYTAALAQNKKSAAVWDVATQGTPHPLGVLGHFDTAVWYTGAAAPSWATTKAVRAYLNEGGKLVTAGERAGGNANLGRAVSDDFAQYYLGASGRASLGGVNAFAGSGRLSGAAGALGDAPGNPLNAAGAYTVTSDTLPPAQYPQFRSAAAGDYPGVRMPFSPYEGQYYAVAGHRNGSWQRLSRNVDLGSTTAADNPRLNMRLSFNTEPGYDNAVVEVRTAGRDDWTTLPDLNGGTRTTVPAECDAAFYLNQHPHLRSYLTLGADGCTATGTTGAWNSFTGASDGWKAASFDLSAYAGKQIEVHVSYITDPSDGGRGIFVDDTRLVTAGGEQVDGGFETSLGPWSTTAPPAGSPAPRGNWERSQDRFPSASAVTTRDTVLLGFGLEHVSTPAERGSIVGKALKSLRR
- the whiA gene encoding DNA-binding protein WhiA — encoded protein: MAMTAAVKDEISRLPVTRTCCRKAEVSAILRFAGGLHLVSGRIVIEAELDTGIAARRLKRDILEIFGHGSELMVMAPGGLRRGSRYVVRVVAGGDQLARQTGLVDGRGRPIRGLPPQVVSGATCDAEAAWRGAFLAHGSLTEPGRSSSLEVTCPGPEAALALVGAARRLSIAAKAREVRGVDRVVVRDGDAIGALLTRLGAHESVLAWEERRMRREVRATANRLANFDDANLRRSARAAVAAGARVQRALEILAEEVPEHLAAAGRLRMEHKQASLEELGALADPPLTKDAVAGRIRRLLAMADKRAQDLGIPGTESSLTEDMAEGLTV
- a CDS encoding gluconeogenesis factor YvcK family protein, which encodes MTGHSLRLRRLRRFGTAAGARKRGAQPKVVALGGGRGLSASLAALRRITGDLTAVVTVADDGGSSGRLREELGVLPPGDLRKALAALCGDDEWGRTWSRVIQHRFQSRGELHDHAVGNVLIVALWEQLGDHVQALDLVGRLLGAHGRVLPMSAVPLELQALVRGHDPARPDEVGTVRGQATVALTPGEVQSVHLVPADPPAVPEAVAAVLDADWVVLGPGSWFSSVIPHLLVPELLDALVETKARRVLSLNLAPQPGETDGFSPQRHLEVLGRHAPKLALDVVLADEAAVLDRDSLAEAARRLGAAVELAPVAVAGAASAPGTGPGGGVPKHDPELLAAAYDRIFRMHGRIGPWR